Within the Barnesiella intestinihominis YIT 11860 genome, the region AGAAGTGTAGGAGCCGTTCACGAGTATGCCTACGTGACGGTTCAAGCGCCATTCCACTCCGAGGTCGGGGGTGAGAGTACCCCAACGGAGCAGATTTGCCCGCAAGGAGAGCGAATGAGCCTTCGCTTTTGCGGCGGCTTCGGCAGCGAGGCGCTCTGTTTCGGCACGTTCTTTTTCTTCTCTTTCAGCCGCAAGCCTTTCGGTTTCAGCTTGTTTGCGGGCCTTTTCTTGGGCGGCAAGGTGTTCTCTTTCGGCTTGTTCTTTCGACAGTCGTTCTGCCTCGGCTTTTTCACGAGCAGCTTGCTCTATGGACAGACGTTCCCGTTCGGCTTTTCCCGATCTCTCTTTGTTGTAATTTTCGACCCGTCGAGCCGCTTCTATCCCTGCAATTTCGGCTACTTTTTCTACGCTGGCCGGAAAGGTGACGACAACGACGTTGTGCAGTTGTTCTTTCCCATAAGAAGAGGGGATAGCCCGGTCGGTGACGAACATCTGTTCGGTCAATCCTCCCTGCGTGATGAGTTCCGATTTTATTCTGTTGTTACGAATGTATGCCATGCGTTCGGAAGTCAATATATCGTTCGCCGATGCGGCATAGCTCGAAACGCTGATATACATTTGCCCGGCTTGCAACTGCTTTTTGTTCTTTTCCAAAATATTTAGGAGCTGGTGCAGAGACCGGTCGTTTCCATTCCACGGTACATAGAACATGTCGTCGTTCGGAACGAAACGGAATATATAGGTTGTGTCTGTCGGTTGTTGTGCTATTACAGGTAATTCCCATATAAACAACAATGCTGTTATCAATAATAATTGTTTGCTTTTTTTCATATTGGGCAGTTTTGTTTTTCTATGGATATAAATAAATATGTATCGACTATATAATATTAAAAGATTTTTGCAAATCTATTATTCTTTGTTTGAAAAAATGTTTTTTGATTTGTTAATTTAGTGTAATAAAAATGGTGGTCTTGAATTTCTTAATATTTTACTATAAGAGAAGTATCTATACATAAAAATTACAGAAAAAATTCTTTATTTCAAACTATTTGTACTACTTTTGTTGTCAGATGTCGGGCATATAGATTTTATGCTCGGCTTGTTTTGCGAATAATAGTATATATTCTATATATTTATATAAATAGTTTGGCTTAAACAACTTAACTAATAACAACTATGGCAGAAAGTAAAGAAAAACTGTTTGACCAG harbors:
- a CDS encoding DUF3575 domain-containing protein, which codes for MKKSKQLLLITALLFIWELPVIAQQPTDTTYIFRFVPNDDMFYVPWNGNDRSLHQLLNILEKNKKQLQAGQMYISVSSYAASANDILTSERMAYIRNNRIKSELITQGGLTEQMFVTDRAIPSSYGKEQLHNVVVVTFPASVEKVAEIAGIEAARRVENYNKERSGKAERERLSIEQAAREKAEAERLSKEQAEREHLAAQEKARKQAETERLAAEREEKERAETERLAAEAAAKAKAHSLSLRANLLRWGTLTPDLGVEWRLNRHVGILVNGSYTSWTWNSNDRRYALWEIAPEARYYIGKEKRGYIGAIYKAGSFNYKLSEIGKQGNLMGGGLTGGYQLKLNKALNLDFSLALGCLHADYDKYIVIDGIRVRQGKETKNWWGPISAGVTLVWNIF